Genomic segment of Rhodococcus rhodochrous:
GACGAAGATCAGGGTGAAGATCCGGGCCGTTCCCGGATGTGCCGGGACCGTCACGGCGACAGGATGAATGCATGAACTTCGAGAACCAGGCTCCCCGTCCCTTCACCCGTTCCTCGTCCCAGCGCATGCTCGGTGGTGTGTGCGCCGGACTGGCCGAGTACTTCAACGTCGACCTCAATCTCGTGCGTGCAGGCGCAGTCCTCGCGGCCTTCGTCACGGGCGGCACCGCCGTGTTGCTCTACCTCGCCCTGTGGATGCTGATCCCCGAGAACTGAGAAGGATCACGGGGTCGGCCGAGACGACGACACCCCCGGCGGATCTCCGTCGGGGGTGTCGTGCTCCGCTGCGAGGCAGCGGCACAGCATGTTCAGCTCAGCAAGAACTACTGCTGGCCGAGGCCGAGGACGGCACTGCCGGTCTCGAGCAGGGTGCCGAGCAGTTCGGTGCCGCCGAGCAGTTCGAGGGCGGAGCCGATGAGTTCGATGACGTCCATGAGAATCTCCTTCGTCCGATCACATACCGGACGGGTGTCGTCCGATTGCTTTTCACCTACCCGGAATTCGATCGGAATTCCGTCGGGCTCGCATCAATTCTCAACACACTCGCCGCGCCTGCGCGACCCGAGAATACGCAAAACGGATGTGATGACATTCACACTCACAGAGAAGCCGGGACGAGCTCACATATGTCCAGCTCACAGCGTCAAGGAAGGAAAACGGAACGTCCGTACCCATT
This window contains:
- a CDS encoding PspC domain-containing protein, whose amino-acid sequence is MNFENQAPRPFTRSSSQRMLGGVCAGLAEYFNVDLNLVRAGAVLAAFVTGGTAVLLYLALWMLIPEN